A segment of the Agarivorans albus genome:
GTTTGCTAAAAACTTTGTTTTTCAGCAAACCACTGGAGACTCTAGTTTATGGCTAAATCATCTACTGCAATCGCCGCACTTATCACGCTTGCTAGTTTTAACCTTTCTGCCGACACCCTCACGTTAAACAATGGCAGCATTCTAGAAGGCACACTGCTGCAGCGAAATAGCCAAGAACTTCAGTTTGAAGTGGCTGGCAATACCATGACCTTTAACACCGCCGATGTGAAAGATCTGCAGCTTTCCTTTGCCAATACTCATACTGACATTAAAACCGATACCAGCTCAGCCGAAACCACTCAGGCTGTTAGCAGCATTCCTGCCGGCACCCCGCTGATGATCAGCTTAGACAGTGCAATTAGCACCCGTGAACATGCCTCTGGCCATCGCTTTAGTGCAAGCTTAGAAAGTGACTTAGCAATTAACGGCCAGCTTATCGCCAAAGCTGGTAGCCCCGTTTATGGCAAAGTATTGCAGAGTGAACAAGCAGGTCGTTTGGCCGGAAAATCTAGCCTAACAATTGCCTTAACCGACATCACCGTTAATGGCCAACGCGTTGCCATTCAAACCAATGCTTTTAATGGCTTAGGTGATGCCCAAGGTAAAAACACCGTGAAAAAAGCCGCTGGCGGTGCAGCCATTGGTGGGTTAATTAATGGTAGTGATGGCGCAAAAGACGGTGCCAAAGTAGGGGCTGGTTTAGCCATCATTACTCGCGGCGGTGCGGTACAAATTCCAGCCAATACCTTGCTAGAATTTCAAACCAGCGCACAGGTAAATATTTAAACCCTGAATAACTGGGTAGAAACACTAATCTGCCCAGTTAAACTTGGTTTCATCAACGCCTTGTTGAGCTTCTTTTAGTCTCTCTTTACGGGCTAGCTCTTCTTCTCGGGCGGCATCTATTTCTTGCATAATAGCTGCAATATCGGCCACGGTATCTTGTTCTACAAACTTGCCGCTAAGCTCGGTGTCGGCTGTCAGCTCACCTTTCTCAAACAAACTCCACATCTCTTTGGCGTATTCAGTATTGGCCAAGGCTGGCGCGAATTGGCTGTAGTAGTCGCGCATGTTGTTAATGTCTCGAGTCAGCATCCATTCAGCATTGTTGTTGGCGGCGGCATCTACTGCTTGGGGCAAGTCAATAATCACGGGGCCATAGGCGTCCACCAACACATTAAACTCCGACAAATCGCCATGAATAAGCCCCACACATAACATCTTCACGATGTAAGAGATGACTAGCTGATGATCTTCAAGCGCTTGTTCCTCACTCATCATCACGTCGTTTAAGCGCGGTGCCACGTAGCCTTCATCATCGGTGACAAGCTCCATAAGCAATACGCCATCAAAACAGCCATAGGGCTCTGGCACTCTCACCCCAGCAGCCGCGAGCTTATACAAAGCATCTACTTCGGCGCTTTGCCACACTTTTTCTTGTTGCTCACGACCAAAGCCCGAGCCTTTTTCCATCGCCCGAGCCCTGCGGCTATTGCGAACTTTACGCCCTTCGCGATACACCACCGCTTGCTTAAAGCTGCGCTGGCTAGCCTCTTTATATACTTTTGCGCAGCGGATCTCGTCGCCACAACGCACTACGTAAACCGACGCTTCTTTGCCGCTCATTAGCTGGCTTTTCACTTCATCAACTAAGCCGTCATCAACTAAAGGCTGGATTCTTTTAGGCGTTTTCATTTATCTCATTTATTCAAAATCGATCGTTTATATAGGCATATTTGCCAAGCCACTTAGCAAAACACAAATCAAACTCTATGTTACGAAGAGGCTAGCCATTGCTTCTGCTGTGCTGGCGAATGATAAGACCACGCAACAAAGCGACTCACCTTATTGCCTTGCCCCATCTTTATAGTTTCATATTGACTCACTTTTGCTTGTTTAAGCGCTTGGTATATCGCCCTCAAGTTTGCCTCTTTCGATACTAAGCTGGTAAACCACAACACTTGTTGCGAAAACTGCTGGCTCTCTGCCACCATGTTTTTAATAAAACTCAACTCTCCACCGGGACACCACAACTCATTGCTTTGACCACCAAAGTTTAGCTTTGATTTGTTTTTAGCATTAGCCTTTAGATTAGTTTGTTTTCTTTGGCTGCCCTTTTGGGCATCTGCAGCCGAGCGGTGAAACGGCGGGTTACACATGCTGAGCTCAAAACGCTCGTTCGCTTGCACAATGCCTTTAAATATCGCTTTTTTATCACCTTGTAAACGCAGCGTGATATTTGCCTGTAAATGCGGATTAGCCGCTAGAATACGCTCTGCTGATTGTAAAGATGCTGCTTCGATGTCACTGCCCACAAATGACCAAGCATATTCGCTAACCCCAACCAAAGGGTAAACACAATTCGCTCCCACTCCTACATCAATACAACGCACTGGGCTGTTTTTAGATAGGCTGCCACCTAAAGAATTAGCCAATAAATCGGCCAAGTAATGAATGTAATCGACACGCCCCGGAATGGGCGGACACAAGTTGTGTTTTGGAATTTCCCAGCCTTGCACCCCATAAAAATGCTGTAACAGTGCCTTGTTTAAACAGCGCACCGCTTCTGGGTCAAAAAAATCTACCGAAGCATCTCCATATTGGTTTTGGGCCACAAAGCGTTTTAACTCGGGACATGACGCAATAAGCGCCGGGAAATCGTAACGCTGTCGGTGTTTGTTACGCGGGTGAAGTTGGCTTTTCTCTCCCGGAGAGGTCGTTTTTTTTGCGCGCATTCGCTTGTTGTAACCAATAAGTTCTAGACAAATAGCATTATAAAGCGAAGTGGGGCTAAAGGCTGCATCTCATTGAATAAAGCATTATTGACAAAAGTGTGACTTAAATAAGTGATATATAAATCAATATAATAGAAAATATCATAATCAATTAGTACTTAATTGATTATTTATAAAGCTGTGCAAAAAAGGTGGCAATAATCAGATCACCACGGCTAAAGTCGCGCTGCATAAGCTTTGTGTTAAGCAAGTTACAAGGAAAGTAAAATGAACAAACACTTGATAAGCAGTGCGCTGTCGCTTGCGATTTTGGCGAGCTTAAATGGCTGTGACTCTAGCTCTGAAGCTATCACCCCAAAAGAAATCCCCGTTGGAGAAGCCAAAGCTGAAAGCCTTTTGGACATGAGCTCGGTGGCCGTGGACGATCAACCAGCATTAGCCGCAGACTGGTATAAAGGCGCAGTTTTTATGGAGATATTTGTACGCAGTTACAAAGACTCCGATGGCGATGGGATTGGAGACTTTAAAGGTCTTACCTCCCAACTGGATTACATTGCAGACTTAGGCGTTGAAGGCATTTGGTTAATGCCCTTTAGCGAAAGCTCTGATAAAGATCACGGTTACGAGGTAGTAGATTACCGTAGCATCGAGAGCGACTACGGGACCCGAGAAGACTTTGATGAGTTTTTAGCACAAGCCCATGCTCGAGGCATTGGTGTAATTGCCGACTACCTCATCAATCACAGTTCAGGCGACAATCCAGTATTTATCGATTCAGATAACAATGCTGGCGGCAAACGCGATTGGTATATGTGGGAGTCAAGTAATCCTGGCTGGACCAACTGGTCAGGAGACCCTTCTTGGCACCAAGGTACATACGGATACTACTACGGTATCTTCCAATCCAATATGCCTGACTACAACTTTGGAAACCAAGAAGTTGTCGATTTCCACTACAACAACTTACGTTATTGGCTAAATGCTGGCATGGACGGTTTTCGCTTCGATGCCATGACTCACTTAGTTGAAAATGGTCCGAATCAGTGGTCTGGACAACCAGAAAATGCCGCCATTATGTACGGTATTCAACAGTTGGTGATGGAAGACTACAGCAATCGTTTTATGATTTGCGAAGATTCAAGTGATTCTCTAGCTGCCGCACAATCAGATTTTTGTGGCTCAGCGTTTTCGTTTTATTTGAATATGGACATCATGCGCAGCGTTAATGCCGGCTCGACTTCAGGCACATACATAGTGGATTGGCTACAACAGGGCAGGCTTAGTAGCATGGGGCTGCTATTAGCAAACCATGACTATTTCGCTGGTACACGAGTATTTGAGCAGTTTGCTGGAAACGAGGCTAAATACCGCTTAGCCGCTGCTACCTTGCTTACACTACCGGGACAACCTTTTGTTTATTACGGGGAAGAAGTGGGCATGGGCCACACCGCCAATAGTGGTGGTGACTACTTACTGCGAGCACCAATGAGTTGGACTGCAGAAGGCGGGTTTACCACCGGTACACCTTACCGCGCGCATGCCCACAATACAGCGGCTTATAATGCTGCTAGCCAAATGGCAGATAGCAACTCTATCTACCACCATTACAAAACACTGATTCAGTTACGCAAAAACACTCCTGCTTTACGCGAGGGAGATATAGAAGTGCTGCTTGATGGTGAAGTACTGGCTTATAGCCGAAGCCTAGCGGATTCAAATGTATTAGTGGTGCTTAACTACAGTGATAGTGCGCAAACGCCGGTTATTCCAGTTGGACAAGCCTCAACACTGTTAAGCCCATTGGCAAACTTTGGTAGTAACGCTGTGAGCACAACCTCATCTGGCCAACTCAACCTAAGCCTTGCGGCTCAAGAAATTCGTATTTACCAATACTAGCTCCTCCCTTTAGCCAAAGCTCCTTGTTAATGCCAAGGAGCTTTTAAACCATAAACGGCTAATGATTGCTCGCGCGGCTGCAATTACACTTAGCTTATTGCCTGTGTAAATAAGCAATGCGCCAGGGCATGCCTAGGGACATTGTTAATTAGCTTCTTACTGAACACATCACGCTATTGTCTCGCGCAATAGTTTCAGCTAGCCTGAACACTCTAGTGAATTACTCATAAGAAGGATCTTACGATGTCTAGCCCGACCTTAATTACCGCTAAGTTTGAGGATATTCCCGCATTAAGCAAGATGTTCATCGATGCTTATGCTAATAACGAAGCAATGCAAGCAGCGCTTCGCAATGATCAGATGGCCGACTACGCTCACGATAGTTATTGGCGCTTTGCCCTAGGCGAGTGGGGAATGAAACAAGGTACGGTATTTACCACCGCTGAGCGCGAAGGCTGCGTGATTATGGTGCCACCAGGGAAACATCAGCCTGATGTGATGCAAAAAGTGGAAGCCTGGGCAATTGTTGCTCGCATGATGGGCGAAGGCAAGCTTGAGCTAGCTAAAGATATTTCTGAACAAATGCTAAGCGGCCCGCTAAACCAAGATTGCTATTGGTTATGGGGCTTAGGGGTTGCTCCTTCAGCTGGAGGAAAAGGCTTAGCGGGTGCCTTAATTAAGCAGGTCACCGATTTAGCCGATGCCGATAACAAAGCCTGTTACGTAGTAGCCTCTAGCGAAAAAGTAGTGCTTACTTTTGAGCGCCGCGGCTTTAAAGTGCTATCGAAAAGCGAAAACTTTCCTTACTGGTTTATGTTACGTCCAGCCCAGGGTTAAATGGTCGCTATAATGTAAACGCACTGATTCACACAGTGCGTTTGCTTTATCTAGTCAATAAACTCCACCAGCCACTCGCCTCCCTGTTGCACCTTTAGTTCTTGCCCGCCAAATCTTAAAGTGGATCCTTGCTGCCATTGAGAGAGCGCTTTGCCATTAAAGTGTATGCTTTTAATCGCCTTGTTGTTGGGTAAGTTAGCCAACTCGAGCTGATATGTTTTGTTTTCAAGCGCACCGGTGAAGCTGCCTTTGGCGGGTTTGACTTGAATACTTAGCCCGTGCTTAACAGTTTGCACATTAAACAATGTGTGTTGAAACTGCTGCTGTTGATAGGCGATGGTTACACCGTCATCTTCAATTAACTGGCCTTTGGCTTGGCCACTATCATCCAGCACCACCAGCAAATCTACCGTTGCTTCATCCTCAACTTGTCGCGGCACTATATGGCCTGCTTTAACAAACAATGGTAAGCGGTATATTTCATCAATATACAAAGGCTGCTTTAACTGCTCACCGCTACTGTTAAGCATTTGCTTGGTGCGGTAATCAAACCATTGTCCTTTGGGCAGATAAACCGAGCTTTGTTTAGCCTTATCTTTGGCTTCCAAGGCTACCAATAATGCATCGCCAATCAACTTCATCGACCCATTCGT
Coding sequences within it:
- a CDS encoding PA4780 family RIO1-like protein kinase produces the protein MKTPKRIQPLVDDGLVDEVKSQLMSGKEASVYVVRCGDEIRCAKVYKEASQRSFKQAVVYREGRKVRNSRRARAMEKGSGFGREQQEKVWQSAEVDALYKLAAAGVRVPEPYGCFDGVLLMELVTDDEGYVAPRLNDVMMSEEQALEDHQLVISYIVKMLCVGLIHGDLSEFNVLVDAYGPVIIDLPQAVDAAANNNAEWMLTRDINNMRDYYSQFAPALANTEYAKEMWSLFEKGELTADTELSGKFVEQDTVADIAAIMQEIDAAREEELARKERLKEAQQGVDETKFNWAD
- the rlmF gene encoding 23S rRNA (adenine(1618)-N(6))-methyltransferase RlmF → MRAKKTTSPGEKSQLHPRNKHRQRYDFPALIASCPELKRFVAQNQYGDASVDFFDPEAVRCLNKALLQHFYGVQGWEIPKHNLCPPIPGRVDYIHYLADLLANSLGGSLSKNSPVRCIDVGVGANCVYPLVGVSEYAWSFVGSDIEAASLQSAERILAANPHLQANITLRLQGDKKAIFKGIVQANERFELSMCNPPFHRSAADAQKGSQRKQTNLKANAKNKSKLNFGGQSNELWCPGGELSFIKNMVAESQQFSQQVLWFTSLVSKEANLRAIYQALKQAKVSQYETIKMGQGNKVSRFVAWSYHSPAQQKQWLASS
- a CDS encoding alpha-amylase family glycosyl hydrolase, with the protein product MNKHLISSALSLAILASLNGCDSSSEAITPKEIPVGEAKAESLLDMSSVAVDDQPALAADWYKGAVFMEIFVRSYKDSDGDGIGDFKGLTSQLDYIADLGVEGIWLMPFSESSDKDHGYEVVDYRSIESDYGTREDFDEFLAQAHARGIGVIADYLINHSSGDNPVFIDSDNNAGGKRDWYMWESSNPGWTNWSGDPSWHQGTYGYYYGIFQSNMPDYNFGNQEVVDFHYNNLRYWLNAGMDGFRFDAMTHLVENGPNQWSGQPENAAIMYGIQQLVMEDYSNRFMICEDSSDSLAAAQSDFCGSAFSFYLNMDIMRSVNAGSTSGTYIVDWLQQGRLSSMGLLLANHDYFAGTRVFEQFAGNEAKYRLAAATLLTLPGQPFVYYGEEVGMGHTANSGGDYLLRAPMSWTAEGGFTTGTPYRAHAHNTAAYNAASQMADSNSIYHHYKTLIQLRKNTPALREGDIEVLLDGEVLAYSRSLADSNVLVVLNYSDSAQTPVIPVGQASTLLSPLANFGSNAVSTTSSGQLNLSLAAQEIRIYQY
- a CDS encoding GNAT family N-acetyltransferase, with the translated sequence MSSPTLITAKFEDIPALSKMFIDAYANNEAMQAALRNDQMADYAHDSYWRFALGEWGMKQGTVFTTAEREGCVIMVPPGKHQPDVMQKVEAWAIVARMMGEGKLELAKDISEQMLSGPLNQDCYWLWGLGVAPSAGGKGLAGALIKQVTDLADADNKACYVVASSEKVVLTFERRGFKVLSKSENFPYWFMLRPAQG